AACAACAACGGGCTATTTTCGAACAATACAATGTATTTAGTCCGGCAATGATTGACGGCATTATCCGTAAACTCCGTAGCTATGAAGATAAGACACTGCGTGCGGAATTGGACGGAAAACCGCAGGAGATGCTTGATTTGGTACATAAGTATTTCCACTGCGGATAATGTAGTATAACTGATATATAAATAAAAGCCTGTCTTCCCGAAGCAAGACAGGCTTTTATTTTCCACAATTACACTCCTCACTTTCCACACAATTCCACACTAATTCTACAATTTAATATATCTGTCTATTTTGTATTTGTTTGATTTATAGTGTTATATGCGTTTGTTTGATATCTGGCATCCGCTTTGCGATATGATAAGTGTAGAGATAATAAATAATGGTTTTTATAATTCACACTTAAAAAATTACGATTATGAAAAAGGTATTAGTAGCAGTAGCATTGGTAATGGGATTGGGTAGTTCTGTAGCATTTGCACAGGAAGTGATTAAAACTACATCTGTAGAAATGCAGGCTCAAGCTCCACAGGACGAGTTTACAAAGATTGACCCTAAAGATCTGCCGGAAGCAGTGACACAAGCTTTGGCAAAGAATTACGAAGGTGCCAGTATCAAAGAGGCTTATGTAGCGGAGAGAGAGAATGGTAAGATTTACAAAGTAGTTCTTACTACGGAAGATGTTCAGGAACTGACAATCCTGATGAATGAAAAGGGCGAAGAAGTGAAAGAATAAAGCAATACTTCGAATGTAGTAATAACTCATTTATAAAATTCCTGGTTCGTGATGAATCGGGAATTTTTTCAGGCATGCAGGATAGTCATCTACATATTCTCCGGCAAAAGAATAGTTTTGTCTACCGGATAATGTCCCAGTAAGCAATTGTCAATATCTCCCGAATTGGCTCTTTCGATACGAATGATGTTTTTATCAAGTCATATGAGAAGGGAAAATCTCCGGTAATAGAGGGAAATAGCGTTAAGTATTGGACTATTTTCATAAAAAAGATGTTTTACGAAAAGAAAAAGGAGAGAATATAGTGCAATATCTATAAATAATGCTTTCCTTTGCAACCAACAACAATAAAGAGGTTTATTGCGATTTGATTATTTTACATGAATCTTCTCATTTATTTGAGCATATCCATCTCTAATTTAGATCTTCCCAAAACTTTCTTATTGAATTATTAATTTTTTATATTTGTATTTTATGAATTTGTACATTGGAAATCTTAGCTATAATGTTAAGGAATCAGACTTGAGAAATGTAATGGAAGAGTATGGAACAGTTGCTTCAGTAAAGTTAATCACAGACCGTGAAACTAGAAGATCAAAAGGTTTTGCGTTTATCGAAATGCCGGATGATACAGAAGCTAACAATGCTATCAAACAATTGAACGGTGCTGAATATGTAGGTCGTTCAATGGTAGTAAAAGAAGCATTGCCAAGAAACTAAGACTGGAATATATAGCCAATTATAAAGAAGGGCGTGTCAGGTAAACTGGCACGCCCTTCTTCTTTATGCAATGCCATGAGCACTGACAGTGCCGTCTATCTTCTTAATCAGACCTTGGAGTACTGCACCCGGTCCACATTCTGTGAAATCAGTAGCACCGTCGGCAACCATGTTTTTCACCGATTGAGTCCAACGTACGGACGCTGTCAACTGGGCAACCAGGTTCTTCTTGATTTCTGCAGGGTCGGTATGAGGAAGAGCATCTACATTCTGATATACCGGACATTTGGGAGTATGAATTTCTGTTGCCTTGATGGCAGCTTCCAATTCTACTTTAGCAGGATCCATCAACGGAGAGTGGAAAGCACCGCCCACTTTCAACGGAAGGGCACGTTTTGCTCCGGCAGCCTTCATCAGTTCGCAAGCCTTTTCGATACCCGGTATGGAACCTGAGATAACGATTTGTCCCGGACAGTTGTAGTTGGCAGGTACACAAACTTCACCTTCTGCATTTACAGAAGCACAGATTTCTTCTACTTTTTCGTCCGGCAATGCGATGATGGCAGCCATTGTGGAAGGAGTCGCTTCACAAGCTTTCTGCATAGCCATTGCACGTGCGTAAACAAGTTTCAATCCATCTTCAAAACTCAAGGCTCCGGCAGCTACCAAAGCGGAGAATTCGCCGAGTGAGTGTCCTGCTGTCATTTCCGGCTGGAAGTCGTCGCCCATGCAAAGGGCAGAGATAACGGAATGAAGGAATACGGCAGGTTGAGTCACTTTTGTCTGACGAAGGTCTTCGTCTGTGCCGTTGAACATGATATCTGTAATGCGATATCCAAGGATATCATTTGCTTTTTCAAACAATTCTTTTGCTAAAGCTGAGTTTTCATACAGGTCTTTACCCATTCCCACGAATTGGGCGCCTTGACCGGGAAATACAAATGCTTTCATATTTTTATTATTTAATTGATTTTTAATTGCGGGTGCAAAGTTACGTATTTTTATGATACGACCGCACAAAATGTACACATTTGTGCAATGGGGGCGGGAAAATGCCATAACGGACCGTTGCCGTGACCGATATGCAAATCCTTTCCTGCAATGATAGCCTGAGTGATATAATTCTTGGCATGCTGGATGGATTCGCGCATAGGGTAACCTTTTGCCAGACAGGTAGCAATGGCGGAGGAGAGGGTACAGCCCGTTCCGTGCAGATTATTGCTTTCTACCTTTTTCTCTTTATATATATGGTATATGGAGTCGGCAGTATGTAGGAGGTCGAACATGTCGTCTCCTTCCAAGTGGCCGCCTTTTATTAAAATGCCGGTATGGAAATTATCCGTCAATATTTCGGCTGCTTCCTGCATTTGCCGGATATTATGGATACTTTTACCCGTGAGCACGGTGGCTTCGTCTATATTAGGCGTAATTAAGGTGGCAAGTGGCAGCAACTCTTTCTTTATCTCTTCGATGGTTTCGTCCGTCATTAGCTTTCGCCCGCTGGTGGATACCATTACCGGGTCGTACACGACATATTTCGGTCTGTACTTTTTCAGACAATCAGAAATGACATGGACAATCTGAATATCATGTACCATGCCTATCTTTATTGCGACAGGTTGGAGGTCTTCCATCACAGCCTCTATCTGCCCGCGGACAATTTCAGGAGACATAGCTTGCACGGCGCGTACTCCCAATGTGTTTTGTACGGTGACTGCGGTGATAGCCGATGCCGCATATCCGCCTAAAGCCGAGATTGTTTTTATATCTGCCTGAATGCCTGCACCACCCGAACAATCGGAACCGGCAATGGATAAAATGACTGGATGACGTTCCATTTTAGTTTTTTTAATATTTACTCTACAAAGATAGAATAAAAAACGATAAGGTACAAAATGACATATCGTTTAAAGTACAATAAGTACCTTTGTTGCCGTTCAGTGGAATCTATATGAAAAGTACTGATAATAAAGCGCAAATCCAGTTTTTGTACTTTATACAATTACTAATCTCCGAAAGAACTAAAATACATATTGTAAATCATAAGATAACACTAACTATTCATATTGTATGATGTATGATATGTATTACAATGAAAAACAATGTTTTATAGCATATTTGTTAATCTTGTTTTGATGATATTTCCCCTCTATATTTGCATCGTCTTAAAGAAAAAGATATGCAGAATATACAGAAAAATACACCTTTGGCAAACAATCACATATCAGTAGACTGTGTGGTGATTGGTTTTGACGGAGAACAACTGAAAGTGTTGCTCGTAAAACGTGCAGGTGAAGATAATGGTGAGGTATATCACGATATGAAACTTCCCGGAAGCCTTATATATATGGACGAAGATTTGGACGAAGCTGCGCAACGCGTGTTGTTTGAACTGACAGGACTTAAAAATGTGAACCTGATACAGTTCAAAGCATTCGGTTCTAAAAACAGAACCAGCAATCCCAAAGATGTGCGTTGGCTGGAACGTGCCATGCAGTCGAGGGTGGAACGTATTGTGACTATCGCTTATTTGTCGATGGTGAAGATTGACCGCGCGTTGGATAAGAATCTGGATGAGCATCAGGCTTGTTGGATTGCCCTGAAAGATGTCAAAACATTGGCTTTCGACCATAATTTGATTATCCGGGAAGCGATGACTTATATTCGCCAATTCGTGGAGTTCAATCCTTCTATGTTGTTTGAACTGCTTCCACGTAAATTTACGGCTGCACAATTGAGAACTCTTTTTGAGTTGGTATATGACAAAGCAGTAGATGTGCGTAATTTCCATAAGAAAATAGCCATGATGGAATATGTAGTTCCTTTGGAAGAAAAACAACAGGGAGTGGCTCACCGTGCCGCCCGTTATTACAAGTTCGATAAGAAAATATATAATAAAGTGAGACGGTGATAATTTAGTGATTAACGATTAGTGATTAATGCCATGCGGATACCAATTATCAATCATTAACTACTAACTATTAATCATTATCATATCATTGTTAACCATTAATCACTAACCATTAATCACTAAAATCATGTTTTTATTAGGTTATGACATAGGTAGCTCGTCTGTAAAAGCGAGCTTGGTAAATGCTGAAACAGGCAAATGTGTATCGTCTGCGTTTTTCCCGAAGACGGAAGCGAATATTATCGCAGTGAATCCCGGATGGGCGGAACAAGACCCGGAGAGTTGGTGGGAAAATCTGAAGCTGGCCACTCAAGCTATTATGGCTGAATCGGGCGTAAGTGCTGCCGAGATTAAAGCCATCGGTATCTCTTATCAGATGCATGGATTGGTATGTGTTGATAAGGATCAGCGTGTGTTGCGTCCTGCTATTATTTGGTGTGACTCTCGTGCTGTGCCTTATGGACAGAAAGCATTCGAGACAATCGGAGAGGAGAAATGCCTTTCTCACCTGTTGAACTCGCCGGGTAACTTTACAGCTTCCAAATTGGCATGGATTAAAGCAAACGAACCAGCCATCTATGAGCAGATTTACAAAATAATGCTGCCGGGTGATTATATCGCCATGAAACTGAGCGGTGAAATCTGTACGACAGTTTCCGGACTTTCGGAAGGTATGTTCTGGGATTTCAAGAACAACCGGGTAGCTGATTTCTTAATGGATTACTACGGATTCGATTCGTCTTTGATTGCGGATATTAAACCTACTTTTGCAGAGCAGGGTCGTGTCAACGCTGCGACAGCCAAAGAATTAGGCTTGAAAGAAGGCACTCCGATTACATACCGTGCCGGTGACCAACCTAATAATGCCCTTTCTCTGAATGTATTCAATCCGGGTGAGATAGCTTCTACGGCAGGAACATCGGGAGTAGTTTATGGAGTAAACGGCGAAGTGAATTATGACCCTCAATCACGTGTCAATACCTTTGCGCATGTCAATCATTCAACAGAACAGACTCGCTTGGGTGTACTGCTTTGCATCAACGGAACAGGTATTCTTAATTCATGGGTGAAGCGTACGATTGCTCCCGAAGGAATATCTTATAATGAAATGAACGTCCTGGCTTCCAAGGCGCCTATCGGCAGCGCGGGAATCAGTATCCTTCCCTTCGGCAACGGTGCCGAACGTATGCTGAATAATAAGGAAATCGGTTGTAGCATTCGCGGGTTGGATTTCAATGCACATGGCAAGCATCATATTATTCGTGCTGCCCAGGAAGGTATCGTGTTCTCCTTTAAATATGGTATTGATATTATGGAGCAGATGGGTATTCCTGTGAAGATGATTCATGCCGGACACGCCAATATGTTCCTGAGTTCGATATTCCGTGATACTCTGGCAGGAGTGACGGGAGCCACTATCGAACTTTATGATACGGACGGTTCGGTAGGCGCAGCGAAAGGTGCGGGCATCGGCGCAGGTATCTACAAAGATAATAACGAGGCGTTTGTCACACTCGACAAACTGGACGTGATTGAGCCTAATGTAGCTAAACGCCAGGAATATGCAGACGCATATGCCAAATGGAAATATCGCCTTGAAAAATCAATGGCAAGCAAAATACCGGCTCCGGTTCTTTCTTCAGATAAGTAATTGACAATATAAATAATAACCATTTAAAAAATAAAAAAGAATTATGGCAACAAAAGAATTTTTCCCGGGAATTGAAAAGATTAAGTTCGAAGGTAAAGATAGTAAAAACCCGATGGCATTCCGTTACTACGATGCTGAAAAGGTAATCAACGGTAAAAAGATGAAAGATTGGTTGAGATTCGCTATGGCATGGTGGCATACATTGTGCGCAGAAGGCGGTGACCAGTTCGGTGGCGGAACAAAACAATTCCCTTGGAATGGTAATGCAGACGCAGTTCAGGCTGCAAAAGACAAAATGGACGCAGGTTTCGAATTCATGCAGAAAATAGGTATCGAATACTACTGTTTCCATGATGTAGACTTGGTATCCGAAGGCGCAAGCATCGAAGAATACGAAGCTAACCTGAAAGAAATCGTAGCATACGCAAAGCAGAAACAAGCTGAAACAGGCATCAAACTGTTGTGGGGTACTGCCAACGTATTCGGTCATGCCCGCTATATGAACGGTGCTGCTACTAATCCTGATTTTGACGTTGTAGCCCGTG
This portion of the Bacteroides acidifaciens genome encodes:
- the thiD gene encoding bifunctional hydroxymethylpyrimidine kinase/phosphomethylpyrimidine kinase; the protein is MERHPVILSIAGSDCSGGAGIQADIKTISALGGYAASAITAVTVQNTLGVRAVQAMSPEIVRGQIEAVMEDLQPVAIKIGMVHDIQIVHVISDCLKKYRPKYVVYDPVMVSTSGRKLMTDETIEEIKKELLPLATLITPNIDEATVLTGKSIHNIRQMQEAAEILTDNFHTGILIKGGHLEGDDMFDLLHTADSIYHIYKEKKVESNNLHGTGCTLSSAIATCLAKGYPMRESIQHAKNYITQAIIAGKDLHIGHGNGPLWHFPAPIAQMCTFCAVVS
- a CDS encoding RNA recognition motif domain-containing protein, whose translation is MNLYIGNLSYNVKESDLRNVMEEYGTVASVKLITDRETRRSKGFAFIEMPDDTEANNAIKQLNGAEYVGRSMVVKEALPRN
- a CDS encoding xylulokinase encodes the protein MFLLGYDIGSSSVKASLVNAETGKCVSSAFFPKTEANIIAVNPGWAEQDPESWWENLKLATQAIMAESGVSAAEIKAIGISYQMHGLVCVDKDQRVLRPAIIWCDSRAVPYGQKAFETIGEEKCLSHLLNSPGNFTASKLAWIKANEPAIYEQIYKIMLPGDYIAMKLSGEICTTVSGLSEGMFWDFKNNRVADFLMDYYGFDSSLIADIKPTFAEQGRVNAATAKELGLKEGTPITYRAGDQPNNALSLNVFNPGEIASTAGTSGVVYGVNGEVNYDPQSRVNTFAHVNHSTEQTRLGVLLCINGTGILNSWVKRTIAPEGISYNEMNVLASKAPIGSAGISILPFGNGAERMLNNKEIGCSIRGLDFNAHGKHHIIRAAQEGIVFSFKYGIDIMEQMGIPVKMIHAGHANMFLSSIFRDTLAGVTGATIELYDTDGSVGAAKGAGIGAGIYKDNNEAFVTLDKLDVIEPNVAKRQEYADAYAKWKYRLEKSMASKIPAPVLSSDK
- the fabD gene encoding ACP S-malonyltransferase; protein product: MKAFVFPGQGAQFVGMGKDLYENSALAKELFEKANDILGYRITDIMFNGTDEDLRQTKVTQPAVFLHSVISALCMGDDFQPEMTAGHSLGEFSALVAAGALSFEDGLKLVYARAMAMQKACEATPSTMAAIIALPDEKVEEICASVNAEGEVCVPANYNCPGQIVISGSIPGIEKACELMKAAGAKRALPLKVGGAFHSPLMDPAKVELEAAIKATEIHTPKCPVYQNVDALPHTDPAEIKKNLVAQLTASVRWTQSVKNMVADGATDFTECGPGAVLQGLIKKIDGTVSAHGIA
- a CDS encoding NUDIX hydrolase encodes the protein MQNIQKNTPLANNHISVDCVVIGFDGEQLKVLLVKRAGEDNGEVYHDMKLPGSLIYMDEDLDEAAQRVLFELTGLKNVNLIQFKAFGSKNRTSNPKDVRWLERAMQSRVERIVTIAYLSMVKIDRALDKNLDEHQACWIALKDVKTLAFDHNLIIREAMTYIRQFVEFNPSMLFELLPRKFTAAQLRTLFELVYDKAVDVRNFHKKIAMMEYVVPLEEKQQGVAHRAARYYKFDKKIYNKVRR